AACCATTAGAGGGTGCTCTGATTGGTCAGCTGTTTGAACCATTAGAGGGTGCTCTGATTGGTCAGCTGTTTGAACCATTAGAGGGTGCTCTGATTGGTCAGCTGTTTGAACCATTAGAGGGTGCTCTGATTGGTCAGCTGTTTGAAACCTTAGAGGGTGCTCTGATTGGTCAGCTGTTTGAACCATTAGAGGGTGCTCTGATTGGTCAGCTGTTTGAACCATCAGAGGGTGCTCTGATTGGTCGGCTGTTTGAACCATTAGAGGGTGCTCTGATTGGTCAGCTGTTTGAAACCTTAGAGGGTGCTCTGATTGGTCAGCTGTTTGAACCATTAGAGGGTGCTCTGATTGGACGGCTGTTTGAACCATTAGAGGGTGCTCTGATTGGTCGGCTGTTTGAACCATTAGAGGGTGCTCTGCTATTCTTGGGCAGCTGAATGACCTTTGACTCCCTCCATGTCTGAGGGCACACCGTCttctaggcttaaattgaagatgtggtaAACAGGAGTCACAATGTATTCCTCTACCGACCTTAGTAATGTACCGTCCAGGTTGTCGGGAACCAGGTGGTTTGTCCTTATTTATAGATATCAACAAATGTTTTCacttcttccacactcactttgcGGAACTCAGAACTACACTCTGCTTGTCTTTCATTATTTGATCCATTACGCATTAATTTGAAAGCTCAGTATTTGTTGTTTGTATTGTCATGTCTAAGTTTGCGAATCTTGCCAACAAAAAAATAAGTTATGAAAGTGGTTGTTAATATCACAGGGTTTTGTTATGAACAAGTCATTTGCTGCAATGAAGGATGTTAATGAGGACATGTTTTTGCCTGTTGAGGGAGCTGGcaatacaagcatttcgctgcacctgtaGTAAGACCTGCTAAACTGTGCAGGTGACCAATAATCTTTGATTTGATGTGCATGTCATATTTTCCTGTCAGGTTTCTATGTAACCCTGGCGTTCAACCGTTGGTGGGGTCAGTACACCAGCTTCCCCCTGCCTGATAACCTGATGATGGTGGTGTCAGGGAACGTCCACGGGCTCGACGAGAGGGGCCGGCTGCTCCGACGCACCCTCATGAGATATGCtaacctctcctctgtcctcatccTGCGATCCATCAGCACTAGAGTACGCAGGAGGTTCCCAACCATGGAGCAGGTGGTGGATGCaggtggggaggtgtgtgtgtgtgtgtgtgtgtgtgtgtgtgtgtgtgtgtgtgtgtgctttcacGTCCCATGGATAATGCATAGGCTACACATCTCTATgactgcgtttacacaggcagcccaattctcaTCCTTTTACCCAAATTATTGTCAAAAGATCTGATTGGCCAAAAGAGATCAGATTTAGGGCTGCCTGAGTTAGGCTGTATTTACAGACGGTCGTTCCTCTTATCTCCTGGTGCAGGATTTATGACACCACTGGAGCATCGCCAGCTGGATGGTCTGTACTCTGACTTCAACAAGTACTGGATGCCTCTGACGTGGTTCACTAACCTGGCATCACGGGCCAGACAGGAGGGCCGGATCAGAGACGACGTCGCTCTACGACTTCTCATGGATGTGAGTGCTTTTCTCACAATACTGAACCTGTGAATTGACCTATAAACTGTCCGAAGGAGACAAAACGTCAGAGACCCCCCTCGTTGCTGACATGGACCCGTCTCCATCCACAGGATTTCATTTGACTGACTTTGCACATCCAGACAATAGTATAAATCCGGACCTAACGGCCAGGAGTTCTTTCTGGTCAGTTCACATGGTCAGGTGACTCTCCTGGCCCTaactgtgaagccctttttgtccTCCTGTCCGTAGGAGCTGAATAACTACAGAGGAAAGTGCAGCCTGCTGTTTCATTATGACTGGATCAGTATTCCTCTGGTCTACACTCAGGTAACCCTACCCTCTGACCCCTAATCTCTGACCCCTAAACCTCTGGTCTACACTGAGGTAACCCTACcctctgacccctaacctctaacccctaaacctCTGGTCTACACTCAGGTAACCCTACcctctgacccctaacctctaaACCTCTGGTCTACACTCAGGTAACCCTACcttctgacccctaacccctaaacctctGGTCTACACTCAGGTAACCCTACcctctgacccctaacctctaaACCTCTGGTCTACACTCAGGTAACCCTACcttctgacccctaacccctaaacctctGGTCTACACTCAGGtaaccctaacctctgacccctaacctctaacccctaaacctCTGGTCTACACCCAGGTAAATGTTACAGGCCCCAAACCCCAAAACCCCACTGAGCTAATCTTAGGTGAGCTAAGGGAGCTAACACAAGTCGTCAGGTCTCAGCCAAGGTTATTTATCAGCCAAGGTTATTTATCAGCCAAGGTTATTTATCAGCCAAGGTCACTTATCAGCCAAGGTTACTTATCAGCCAAGGTTACTTATCAGCCAAGGTTACTTATCAGCCAAGGTTATTTATCAGCCAAGGTTATTTATCAGCCAAGGTTACTTATCAGCCAAGGTTACTTATCAGCCAAGGTTATTTATCAGCCAAGGTTATTTATCAGCCAAGGTTATTTATCAGCCAAGGTTATTTATCAGCCAAGGTTATTTATCAGCCAAGGTTATTTATCAGCCAAGGTTATTTATCAGCCAAGGTTATTTATCAGCCAAGGTTACTTATCAGCCAAGGTTACTTATCAGCCAAGGTTACTTATCAGCCAAGGTTATTTATCAGCCAAGGTTATTTATCAGCCAAGGTTACTTATCAGCCAAGGTTAGGTTTTATCAGCCAAGGTGTATAACAGCCAAACTATCAGCCTGTTATTTATCACCAAACTATCAGCCTGTATAATCACCAAACTATCAGCCTGTATTATACCAAACTATCAGCCTGTTATTTATCAGCCAAACTATCAGCCAAGGTTATAATACCAAACTTATCAGCCAAGGTATAATACCAAACTACTGCCTGTATAATACCAAATTTATCAGCCAAGGTTACTTATCACCAAACTTATCAGCCTGTTATTTATCAGCCAAATTTATCAGCCTTTATAGGTGTATACCAAACTACTGCCTGTATAATACCAAACTACTGCCTGTATAATACCAAACTACTGCCTGTATAATACCAAACTACTGCCTGTATAACACCAAACTACTGCCTGTATAACACCAAACTACTGCCTGTATAATACCAAACTACTGCCTGTATAATACCAAACTACTGCCTGTATAACACCAAACTACTGCCTGTATAATACCAAACTACTGCCTGTATAATACCAAACTACTGCCTGTATAACACCAAACTACTGCCTGTATAATACACTTCTACCTGTATAACACCAAACTACTACCTGTATAACACCAAACTACTGCCTGTATAACACCAAACTACTGCCTGTATAATACCAAACTACTGCCTGTATAACACCAAACTACTGCCTGCTACTGTTTGAGGTGGATGTCTGCTTTACCTTTTTTAATTTCCAAACTGCTGCCTGTATAATTGGATGTGATTACGTCCCTCAACACAAGGTAGTGACCCTGGCTGTGTACTCGTTCTTCGGCTTCTGTCTGATCAGTCGGCAGTTCCTGAACCCTGAGAAGGGGTATAAAGGTCACCAGCTGGATTTGTACGTCCCTGTCTTCACCCTGCTTCAGTTCTTCTTCTATGCCGGCTGGCTCAAGGTGAGTTCCTTATCGATTGATTTGATTGGTTGGTTAATTGATTGGTTAATTGATTGGTTaattgattgattggatgttgATTTGCTGGTTAATTGATTGATTGGGTGTTGATTTGCTGGTTAATTGATTGATTGGGTGTTGATGTATTGGTTAATTGATTGATTGGATATTGATTGGTTGGTTAATTGGTTTATTTAATATTGATTGGGTGgttaattgattgattggtttTCATTGTTGCTTGCAGTCTGAATTATGCAGAATGTACAGTCAAGTACATTCCGTTTATTTTGGCTGAGTTTATTTTGGCTGAGACATGGTCATGAACAAATCTAGGCCCTAGTTATGCTGAAGTCCTTGACTGTCCTTCCTTCTGTCTGTTTCCTAGGTGGGGGAACTGATCATCAATCCTTTCGGAGAGGACGATGACGACTTTGAAACCAACCAACTAATTGACCGAAATATTCAGGTGTGTTCATCTCACTTCCATTGAATTTAGGCCATCAATGACCATCGACTGCTGAGTGATGAAGTTGATTATCTGAGCATTTGTGCCAATGCTGTATTTTCAGTTTAAAAAGAAAAATCCCAGTTCACTTTCCTGAACCAATCCTTTACCATCTCCGATAAAGTATCGTCTGACCTTGTGGACTGTTGGGGTGTTATCCAGAAAGAGTGATAGATCTGCTGTCTTTCTCCCCCTCACGTTTCTTCCCAGGTGTCTATGCTGGCTGTGGATGACATGCACCAGAACCTGCCCCCAACAGAGAAAGACAAGTTCTGGGTGGAGAGATACTTCTCTGTCCCCTACTCTACTGCTACTGAGACCCTCAGACCTACCTTCATGGGCTCAACATATGACATAAGGTAGCCTACAATGACTGTGATTCATTTGTTCATGCGTTTGATTGTTAATTCATTCATTTCTATGTTTGTTAATTCATTGATTCATTTGGGCAGCTTTGAATCTGGTCAGGCCGTCTCCATGCCCTTTGTCTATAAGGATGAGTGTGGTGATGTGGACGTGAAGGATGTGTCTTTAGTGAGAGACAAACAGCTGAAGGTGTCTCATCTTCAGACAGAACGGGGGGAGGGGCAGTTCAAGGTGGCTGTGGAACTCATCCAAGCCAACGACAATGAGCAGAGCTCTTGTTGAAAGATCTGCGCAACTCGTTTATGGGTTTTGTTGATTTTGGGGGGGATAATTCATGCATTTTCCATGCACCTGTGTGTCAATGATTGTGTGAAATGTCTTCTACAATCATGTTTAGATTGTTTGTAATCCTGGTTATTAAAAAATGATTTTGAAAAACATTAATTCTTATTTTTATAAAGAATATAAAAACCATTCAATTAAACAGCTGTGGCAGTGATGCATGACTTTTAACTTTGAAGCCTGattccatgatagaacattgtagATTGATTTCAAGAACTAAATTAGTTTATCTACATAAATGAATATACTGTAGGTTGTGAACCAATCTGCCAAGACTGACATACGTGTGTAAGGAATAAAGGTGTGATTGTTTttcatatttcatattttttttgtttttgtattcTCTTGTATTGTTTACTTTCTGGTGTATTTCTTACGTAATTGTGTTGTATAATTTGTAAGATGCAGGGCTTTTTTGGTCTCATTAGGACTGTTGAAATAAAAAGCACTAAAATGTCGATAGCTATTGACTGTCATGGAATGAAAACACGTTGCTAGCATGCTATAATAGAAGGCTAGCTAACTAGCATGCTATAATAGAAGGCTAGCTAACATGTTAGCTAACTAGCATGCTATAATAGAAGGCTAGCTAACTAGCATGCTATAATAGAAGGCTAGCTAACTAGCATGCTATAATAGAAGGCTAGCTAACATGTTTAACATCCTGCCGATGCTTTAGCCGTGTAAAAACTGGTTGGTGTAAGCTAGCTTGCTAGGCTACTAGGTAGACGGAAGCCGACACGGTCACATAACTTGTCGTATTGAAAGCTAGCTGAAGTTATGGGCGGTTCGCCCTTTTTCAGATCCGATTAAGTGCCACCGGTGAGAGCTACGGAAAGTGTCTGCTAGCTGTCAGGTAGCAGAAAGCGGTGACACCGGATGAGAATGTACCGTTTCGTTTGAAACGGGCTGGTGGATGAATagctttgtgttttttttttttttgttcaaaTATAGAAGCTTTGTCCACGAGAAAAATCCTGGACAAACAAAGGGAGAAGTAAACGGAAAAACTGAAATGTCAGGTGACGTCCACCGTTGAAATGTGTGTTGACTGTGACGTGATAGTTAACTAGCCCTGCGACGGACTGGTGTGCCTGGCCAGCTTCAACTTCCTTAGCTTTAACCAACCTagcttttaaaaaaaaacaacaacacggaAAAAGACATGTCACCGGGCGACAACCCTCACGTTTTACTAGGAAGGATTCGGTTTCTGAACAAATGCATAGATTGTTTCAGGAAGAGCGAAGCTGTGCCCGAGTGCATATGTTTCGTCCCAAAAGAGGTATGTTATAAAATCTGCAAAGATTCGTCATCCAATTCAACCGCTTCGTCTAGTACGTCCACCGCCAACTCATCCGTCGGTAAGACCCTGGTTTCAGTTTGGGAGAGCCCCCATCAAGCTCTCCACAGTAAGAAGCTATGCAAGTGCAACATCGAACCAAAGAAAGGGACATGTATTCGGACAACAGGGGAAGAGTATTGCAACAGCCACGGCCTGTGGGTTAAAATGAACAAGGTAAGAAAGAGTTGAATGATTAATTGCTTTACACACTT
This is a stretch of genomic DNA from Oncorhynchus keta strain PuntledgeMale-10-30-2019 unplaced genomic scaffold, Oket_V2 Un_contig_4700_pilon_pilon, whole genome shotgun sequence. It encodes these proteins:
- the best4 gene encoding bestrophin-4; this encodes MTVSYTLEVANAKFGGFSKLLFRWRGSIYKLLYKEFLVFCLLYSFFSVFYRFFLTEKQQMLFENVALYCDQFTNFIPMSFVLGFYVTLAFNRWWGQYTSFPLPDNLMMVVSGNVHGLDERGRLLRRTLMRYANLSSVLILRSISTRVRRRFPTMEQVVDAGFMTPLEHRQLDGLYSDFNKYWMPLTWFTNLASRARQEGRIRDDVALRLLMDELNNYRGKCSLLFHYDWISIPLVYTQVVTLAVYSFFGFCLISRQFLNPEKGYKGHQLDLYVPVFTLLQFFFYAGWLKVGELIINPFGEDDDDFETNQLIDRNIQVSMLAVDDMHQNLPPTEKDKFWVERYFSVPYSTATETLRPTFMGSTYDISFESGQAVSMPFVYKDECGDVDVKDVSLVRDKQLKVSHLQTERGEGQFKVAVELIQANDNEQSSC